Proteins encoded by one window of Haematobia irritans isolate KBUSLIRL chromosome 2, ASM5000362v1, whole genome shotgun sequence:
- the LOC142225700 gene encoding uncharacterized protein LOC142225700, which translates to MRIQRSLVLSAFSVLLISSSLVHGKAVPENVQKNILAQERVPSSNTGDLHTSESQVSQVAQQRIDFDEYHHHHHEHHHDPGFWKKKVTWKEGWKKIWKPAKKQIWIPQWKQIWKPVWVPVKVPSWKEIKVPAWKQIWKPVWKEIQVPAWKEIQVPDWKKIWKPVWVPTKVPAWKDIQVPAWKQIWVPVWKEIQVPAWKEIQVPEWKQYWTPEWIKVGIPGEKFLGKDHDGWEYTSHDLWKKKLIWKSHWKKIWKPAKKQIWVPSKKLEWKEEWKQIWKPAKKQIWVEDKKLEWKEAWKQIWKPAKKLIWVPDKKLEWKEAWVQIWKTAKKQIWVEDKKLEWKEAWKQIWVPGWKEVWVPDWKKIWKPVIISEWFPSPDHHDHHHEEHGWDRKDDKSNKVVWKRDDNAVAASNGGPAQKSTQLQPVQTVDFANKPTANVQTETSKAFKFPGA; encoded by the coding sequence TTATCGGCATTTAGTGTTTTACTCATATCCAGTTCTTTGGTCCATGGCAAAGCCGTACCCGAAAATGTTCAGAAGAATATTTTAGCTCAGGAAAGGGTTCCAAGCAGTAATACCGGTGATTTGCACACATCAGAGTCGCAAGTGTCGCAAGTAGCGCAACAGCGGATAGATTTCGATGagtatcatcaccatcatcatgaaCATCATCATGATCCAGGCTTTTGGAAAAAGAAAGTAACCTGGAAAGAGGGTTGGAAGAAAATCTGGAAACCTGCAAAGAAACAAATCTGGATACCACAATGGAAACAGATTTGGAAGCCTGTTTGGGTTCCGGTGAAAGTGCCATCATGGAAAGAAATTAAAGTACCAGCGTGGAAACAAATTTGGAAACCAGTGTGGAAGGAGATCCAAGTTCCGGCCTGGAAAGAAATACAGGTGCCAGACTGGAAGAAGATTTGGAAGCCAGTTTGGGTTCCCACTAAGGTACCAGCATGGAAGGATATTCAGGTACCAGCATGGAAACAAATCTGGGTTCCGGTTTGGAAAGAAATACAAGTGCCGGCTTGGAAAGAAATCCAAGTTCCAGAGTGGAAACAATATTGGACCCCAGAATGGATCAAGGTTGGCATTCCAGGTGAAAAGTTCTTAGGAAAAGATCATGATGGCTGGGAATACACTAGTCACGATTTATGGAAAAAGAAGTTGATATGGAAATCCCACTGGAAGAAGATATGGAAACCTGCCAAGAAACAAATTTGGGTACCCAGTAAGAAGCTTGAATGGAAAGAGGAATGGAAACAAATATGGAAACCAGCCAAGAAACAAATTTGGGTTGAAGACAAGAAACTCGAATGGAAGGAAGCatggaaacaaatttggaaACCAGCCAAAAAACTGATATGGGTACCGGACAAGAAACTTGAATGGAAAGAAGCATGGGTACAAATCTGGAAAACAGCCAAAAAACAAATATGGGTCGAAGACAAAAAACTTGAGTGGAAGGAAGCATGGAAGCAAATATGGGTACCAGGCTGGAAAGAAGTTTGGGTTCCCGACTGGAAGAAGATCTGGAAACCAGTTATCATTTCCGAATGGTTCCCCTCACCCGATCACCATGACCATCACCACGAGGAACATGGCTGGGATCGCAAAGACGACAAATCAAACAAGGTGGTGTGGAAACGCGATGACAATGCAGTGGCCGCATCCAACGGAGGCCCAGCTCAGAAGTCTACTCAACTCCAACCGGTACAAACGGTGGACTTTGCAAATAAGCCAACAGCAAATGTACAAACAGAGACTTCAAAAGCCTTCAAATTTCCTGGAGCGTAA